Proteins co-encoded in one Streptomyces sp. NBC_01283 genomic window:
- a CDS encoding ATP-dependent DNA ligase encodes MITPPLRVALADSVTALPQGGGWAYEPKFDGHRLVVFADGHRVRLQARSGRFVTTAFPDLAEAAARLPAGTVLDGEVVVWADGRIDFGAVQQRAAATRARSTHLARTLPASYAAFDLLADGGEDCRALPYEERRARLVRVLEPLGPPLQPVPMTTDRELALTWYETLPATGIEGLVLKRLDGAYRGGTRAWLKLRHSDTRDAVVVGFTGSGARPQALVLVLPGDGTPVVSSPLPPALRTAAGAALPTARGEGTAIAVGIGEVTYAALPSEPPVTVEVRQNTTRHATAVVVRFR; translated from the coding sequence ATGATCACTCCGCCCCTCCGGGTCGCCCTCGCCGATTCCGTGACCGCCCTGCCGCAGGGTGGCGGCTGGGCCTACGAGCCGAAGTTCGACGGTCACCGTCTGGTCGTCTTCGCCGACGGCCACCGCGTACGACTACAGGCCCGCTCCGGACGGTTCGTCACCACCGCGTTCCCCGATCTCGCCGAGGCCGCGGCACGGCTGCCCGCCGGGACCGTGCTCGACGGCGAAGTGGTCGTCTGGGCCGACGGGCGCATCGATTTCGGTGCCGTCCAGCAGCGCGCCGCCGCCACCCGCGCCCGCTCCACGCACCTCGCGCGCACGCTCCCCGCTTCGTACGCCGCCTTCGATCTGCTCGCCGACGGGGGCGAGGACTGCCGCGCGCTGCCGTACGAGGAACGGCGCGCACGCCTCGTACGGGTCCTCGAACCGCTCGGCCCGCCGCTCCAGCCCGTGCCGATGACGACCGACCGCGAACTGGCCCTGACCTGGTACGAGACCCTGCCCGCCACCGGCATCGAGGGGCTCGTGCTCAAGCGGCTCGACGGGGCCTACCGGGGCGGCACGCGCGCGTGGCTGAAACTGCGGCACAGCGACACGCGGGACGCGGTGGTCGTCGGGTTCACCGGGAGCGGCGCACGGCCGCAGGCCCTCGTGCTCGTCCTGCCGGGGGACGGCACGCCCGTGGTGTCGTCACCGCTCCCCCCCGCGCTGCGGACGGCGGCCGGAGCGGCGTTGCCGACGGCCAGGGGCGAGGGGACCGCGATCGCCGTCGGGATCGGCGAGGTCACGTATGCCGCCCTGCCGTCCGAGCCGCCCGTCACGGTAGAGGTGCGGCAGAACACGACCCGGCACGCGACAGCGGTGGTCGTCCGCTTCCGCTGA
- a CDS encoding NERD domain-containing protein: MSGLRVIPAWRHGQERLYVCLADGRNVAWYERESSRVNLLGEEHREAVLRALAPFLTGGFSVGPPPVPTPAELARLALHPDDDLAPNRPGEALLIALDRDPAPARRLRADPRQRALTAEQSIGEVLDGLEGAGWHTLHSVPLPGGARLHHLLIGPGGLFSVHTLPARKQRVRVADPMVTVGRADPRPLLRELRADADRASFALTAEIRPVLALSGATDLDVTSPPREVRIVRDGEVSALARIGGVLKPADVEALHAMARDRRTWLRV, from the coding sequence ATGAGCGGACTGCGCGTCATACCGGCCTGGCGGCACGGACAGGAGCGGCTGTACGTCTGCCTCGCGGACGGCAGGAACGTGGCGTGGTACGAGAGGGAGTCGTCCCGCGTGAACCTGCTCGGCGAGGAGCACAGGGAAGCCGTCCTGCGCGCCCTCGCCCCCTTCCTGACCGGCGGTTTCTCGGTCGGCCCACCGCCCGTCCCCACCCCCGCCGAGCTGGCCCGCCTCGCCCTCCACCCGGACGACGACCTGGCCCCGAACCGCCCCGGCGAGGCCCTCCTGATCGCCCTGGACCGCGACCCGGCCCCCGCCCGCAGGCTGCGCGCCGACCCGCGGCAGCGGGCGCTCACCGCCGAGCAGTCCATCGGTGAGGTGCTCGACGGCCTCGAAGGCGCGGGCTGGCACACCCTGCACTCGGTGCCGCTGCCGGGCGGCGCCCGCCTCCACCACCTCCTGATCGGGCCCGGCGGCCTGTTCAGCGTCCACACGCTCCCCGCCCGTAAGCAGCGGGTGCGCGTCGCCGACCCGATGGTCACGGTCGGCCGCGCGGACCCGCGTCCACTTCTGCGGGAGCTCCGCGCCGACGCCGACCGGGCGTCCTTCGCGCTGACCGCCGAGATCCGCCCGGTCCTCGCCCTCTCCGGGGCGACGGACCTGGACGTCACGTCCCCGCCGCGCGAGGTGCGGATCGTGCGCGACGGGGAGGTGTCGGCCCTCGCGCGGATCGGCGGCGTACTGAAACCGGCCGATGTGGAGGCGCTGCACGCGATGGCCCGCGACCGGCGTACGTGGCTGCGGGTCTAG
- a CDS encoding nuclear transport factor 2 family protein encodes MTVLPETGYVPTDDDRASLAAWFAEYDAHSAKRDVERMADLAVFPLNLVSDDSAGDGRSAQWDREQFVATMTHVMGDGSEEITFESTRTPVFLSPAMAVVFTDSVMTANGETQQLRYADILLKRGGAWAFQTMIQGGWGDNL; translated from the coding sequence ATGACCGTTCTGCCCGAGACCGGATACGTCCCGACCGACGACGACCGCGCGAGCCTGGCCGCCTGGTTCGCCGAGTACGACGCACACAGCGCGAAGCGCGATGTGGAGCGCATGGCCGACCTGGCCGTCTTCCCGCTCAACCTGGTCAGCGACGACTCCGCGGGCGACGGGCGCTCCGCGCAGTGGGACCGGGAACAGTTCGTCGCGACCATGACGCACGTGATGGGGGACGGCAGCGAGGAGATCACCTTCGAGTCCACGCGCACGCCCGTGTTCCTCTCCCCCGCCATGGCCGTGGTCTTCACCGACTCGGTGATGACGGCGAACGGCGAGACACAGCAGCTGCGGTACGCCGACATCCTGCTGAAGCGGGGCGGGGCCTGGGCGTTCCAGACCATGATCCAGGGCGGCTGGGGCGACAACCTCTAG